Proteins co-encoded in one Kribbella solani genomic window:
- a CDS encoding TetR/AcrR family transcriptional regulator yields the protein MAARGRPRDAGVEGRVLAAAMSEMRARGYDGMSVERIAERAGVAKTTLYRRWPSKAELVMAMIAQLTSAVAFDPTGDPRRDLTEFVAGIAGALDSIPTALVADLVAAAAREPRVGEGVRALWAERHAVVATAIGRFQDEGLMPAHADPRVVVDQLVGALYYRLLITGEPIDPAYVRALVHSTLGPEQS from the coding sequence ATGGCAGCGCGAGGGCGGCCGCGGGATGCCGGCGTCGAGGGGCGGGTGCTGGCGGCGGCGATGAGCGAGATGCGCGCCCGCGGGTACGACGGGATGTCCGTCGAGCGGATCGCCGAGCGCGCCGGGGTGGCCAAGACCACGCTGTACCGGCGCTGGCCGAGCAAGGCCGAGCTGGTGATGGCGATGATCGCGCAGCTGACCAGCGCGGTCGCGTTCGACCCGACCGGGGACCCGCGGCGGGACCTGACCGAGTTCGTCGCCGGAATCGCCGGCGCCCTGGACTCCATCCCGACCGCGCTGGTCGCCGACCTGGTCGCCGCGGCCGCCCGCGAACCCCGGGTCGGCGAAGGCGTCCGCGCCCTCTGGGCCGAGCGGCACGCGGTCGTCGCCACCGCGATCGGCCGGTTCCAGGACGAGGGCCTGATGCCGGCACACGCCGATCCCCGCGTCGTCGTCGACCAGCTCGTCGGCGCGCTGTACTACCGGCTCCTGATCACCGGCGAGCCGATCGATCCCGCCTACGTGAGGGCGCTGGTGCACAGCACCCTCGGACCGGAGCAGTCATGA
- a CDS encoding PD40 domain-containing protein: MTRRLIVTAIGILALIGGAITYVIQARDGGATENAVPVVSGQPMLLDGKTLFFRNLAPGPDSGKLAAVPVADPGTPRRVGELHCDRFAAAHGTAICLRLKPSSLPPLTEMFVLDANLHERHRETLPGTPSRARVSPDGRIVNWTLFVTGDSYAATGFSTRTGLYEVNTGRLVKTIEELAVFVDGKRYFASDVNYWGITFGADGNRFYATMASKGRTRLIEADYRAYRGTAIAENVECPSLSPDGRRIAYKQKTGPGTWRLAVLDLATHRITHPPESRQLDDQPVWRDNSTLLYPLRNPSGTQDIWSVGLTTAPKLLVPQATSPSVS, translated from the coding sequence CGATCGGCATCCTCGCGCTGATCGGCGGCGCGATCACGTACGTCATCCAGGCCCGTGACGGCGGTGCCACCGAAAACGCCGTGCCCGTTGTCTCCGGTCAGCCGATGCTGCTCGACGGCAAGACCCTGTTCTTCCGCAACCTCGCGCCGGGCCCCGACTCCGGCAAGCTGGCCGCCGTACCCGTCGCCGATCCGGGTACGCCACGTCGCGTCGGCGAACTGCACTGCGACCGCTTCGCCGCCGCCCACGGTACGGCGATCTGCCTGCGCTTGAAGCCCAGTTCGCTACCACCGCTGACCGAGATGTTCGTACTGGACGCGAACCTGCACGAACGGCATCGCGAAACCCTGCCTGGTACGCCGAGCCGCGCCCGCGTGTCACCCGATGGCCGGATCGTGAACTGGACCCTCTTCGTAACCGGTGACTCGTACGCCGCCACCGGCTTCTCCACCCGCACCGGTCTGTACGAAGTGAACACCGGGCGACTCGTGAAGACGATCGAGGAACTCGCGGTTTTCGTCGACGGCAAACGGTACTTCGCGTCGGACGTGAACTACTGGGGCATCACCTTCGGTGCCGACGGCAACCGTTTCTACGCGACCATGGCCAGCAAGGGCAGGACCCGATTGATCGAGGCGGACTACCGCGCGTACCGCGGCACCGCGATCGCCGAGAACGTCGAATGCCCTTCGCTGTCACCGGACGGCCGCCGGATCGCGTACAAACAGAAGACCGGCCCGGGTACTTGGCGGCTCGCCGTTCTCGACCTCGCCACCCACCGGATCACCCATCCACCCGAGTCCCGCCAACTGGACGACCAGCCCGTCTGGCGGGACAACAGCACCCTCCTCTACCCCCTCCGCAACCCCTCCGGAACCCAGGACATCTGGTCGGTCGGCCTCACTACGGCACCCAAGCTGTTGGTGCCGCAGGCAACAAGTCCCTCGGTCAGCTAG
- a CDS encoding MFS transporter: MKGAFIDLRPLRVVAYRRLWVGQVLSGFGGQLTFVAVMFQVWDQTSSPAWTGAVGLAQALPLIVLGLFAGTLVDRLERRRIYLVTTIGQLLVASVMASQLVFGRVPVGVLLVLIGVQACFGATAGPVARTVLPHLLTRDQLAAGIALNRIGFQGAMLLGPALGGLIIGAWGVGVCYLIDAVSFLAALYGVLGLPRMQIESTAKPGLRGVWDGLTFVASTPVIRGALITDLAATVLSMPISLFPVINAERFGNNPRTLGLFLTAIAVGGVIATVFSGTFTRLPRHGVVMLCGSGAWGIALVLFAFSPVPWLALVCLAVAGAADTLAVVSRSTIIQLYTPPELLGRVSAAEQIVGQAGPDLGNLRGGLVAQFTSPVTSLVSGALLCIAAVAGVAASTPGLRSRTSEGDGAEAGVAH; this comes from the coding sequence GTGAAGGGGGCGTTCATCGATCTGCGGCCGTTGCGGGTGGTCGCGTACCGGCGGTTGTGGGTCGGCCAGGTGTTGTCCGGGTTCGGTGGGCAGCTGACCTTCGTCGCGGTGATGTTCCAGGTCTGGGACCAGACGTCGAGCCCGGCCTGGACCGGCGCGGTCGGGCTCGCGCAGGCGCTGCCGTTGATCGTGCTCGGCCTGTTCGCCGGCACGCTGGTGGACCGGCTCGAACGCCGCCGGATCTACCTGGTCACCACGATCGGTCAGCTGCTGGTCGCGAGTGTGATGGCCAGTCAGCTCGTGTTCGGCCGGGTGCCGGTCGGCGTACTGCTCGTGCTGATCGGCGTCCAGGCGTGCTTCGGCGCGACCGCCGGACCGGTGGCACGGACCGTACTTCCGCATCTGCTCACCCGGGATCAGCTCGCCGCCGGAATCGCGCTGAACCGGATCGGTTTCCAGGGCGCGATGCTGCTCGGCCCGGCGCTCGGCGGTCTGATCATCGGCGCGTGGGGTGTCGGGGTGTGTTACCTGATCGACGCCGTCAGCTTCCTCGCCGCGTTGTACGGCGTGCTGGGTCTGCCCCGGATGCAGATCGAGTCCACCGCGAAGCCCGGCCTGCGTGGGGTGTGGGACGGTTTGACGTTCGTCGCCTCGACGCCGGTGATCCGTGGCGCGCTGATCACCGATCTCGCGGCGACCGTGCTGTCGATGCCGATCAGTCTGTTTCCGGTCATCAACGCGGAGCGGTTCGGCAACAACCCGCGTACGCTCGGCCTGTTCCTGACCGCGATCGCCGTCGGCGGGGTGATCGCGACGGTGTTCTCCGGGACGTTCACCCGGCTGCCGCGGCACGGTGTGGTGATGCTGTGCGGCTCGGGTGCGTGGGGGATCGCGCTGGTGCTGTTCGCGTTCTCGCCGGTGCCGTGGCTCGCGTTGGTCTGCCTCGCGGTGGCTGGTGCGGCGGACACGCTCGCGGTGGTTTCGCGGAGCACGATCATCCAGCTGTACACGCCACCGGAGCTGCTCGGGCGGGTCAGCGCGGCGGAGCAGATCGTCGGCCAGGCCGGTCCTGATCTGGGCAACCTCCGAGGTGGCCTGGTCGCACAATTCACCTCACCAGTGACGTCACTCGTTTCCGGCGCGCTGCTCTGCATCGCCGCGGTGGCCGGAGTCGCGGCGAGTACGCCCGGTTTGCGGTCGCGTACTTCAGAGGGCGACGGTGCGGAAGCCGGCGTTGCCCATTGA
- a CDS encoding SRPBCC domain-containing protein yields the protein MKKFLVVLGTVIVVIAAYTVVTVVRPFVLHTEIEIDASPEQVWNVLTDREAYPEWNPFIISSTGELKVGGKITNVLRDTKGSETAFDPTLLAVTPNEELRWIGKVPPGAIFDGEHSFRLTALPNGRTRLVQEEKFTGAAIPFTRSMLNNTIKPQFEAMNRALADRAKAS from the coding sequence ATGAAGAAGTTCCTTGTCGTTCTCGGCACCGTCATCGTGGTGATCGCCGCGTACACGGTCGTCACCGTCGTACGTCCGTTCGTGCTGCACACCGAGATCGAGATCGACGCGTCCCCCGAGCAGGTCTGGAACGTGCTCACCGACCGCGAGGCGTACCCGGAGTGGAACCCGTTCATCATCTCGTCGACCGGCGAGTTGAAGGTCGGCGGCAAGATCACCAACGTCCTTCGCGACACCAAGGGCAGCGAAACCGCGTTCGACCCGACCCTGCTCGCGGTCACGCCGAACGAGGAACTGCGCTGGATCGGCAAGGTCCCGCCCGGCGCGATCTTCGACGGCGAGCACTCGTTCCGGCTGACCGCGCTGCCGAACGGGCGCACCCGCCTGGTCCAGGAGGAGAAGTTCACCGGCGCCGCCATCCCGTTCACCCGCTCGATGCTGAACAACACCATCAAGCCCCAGTTCGAAGCGATGAACCGCGCCCTCGCTGACCGGGCGAAGGCTAGCTGA
- a CDS encoding formylglycine-generating enzyme family protein produces the protein MGNPNGDENGGDGELPVHEVELGGFRIDATSVTNADFARFVDATEYKTEAEIFGYSAVFHLALAAEPDEVMGPASGTPWWAGVRGADWRHPGGSRSDLDGIEDHPVVHVSWNDAVAYCKWAGRRLPTEAEWEYASRGGLEGARYPWGDELIGDDGIHRCNIWQGEFPRKNTEEDGFLTTAPVRTFEPNGYGLWQTVGNVWEWCNDWFGPRYYKFSPAANPPGPSLGAARVIRGGSYLCHDSYCNRYRNAARSSNTPESSMGNAGFRTVAL, from the coding sequence ATGGGGAACCCCAATGGGGATGAGAACGGCGGTGATGGGGAGCTGCCGGTTCATGAGGTTGAGTTGGGTGGGTTCAGGATTGACGCGACCAGCGTGACCAACGCGGACTTCGCGCGGTTCGTGGACGCCACTGAGTACAAGACCGAGGCTGAGATCTTCGGGTATTCGGCGGTGTTTCATCTTGCTCTGGCGGCTGAGCCGGACGAGGTGATGGGGCCGGCTTCGGGTACGCCGTGGTGGGCTGGGGTGCGCGGGGCCGACTGGCGGCATCCGGGTGGTTCGCGGTCGGATCTGGACGGGATCGAGGATCACCCGGTCGTACACGTCAGCTGGAACGACGCGGTCGCGTACTGCAAGTGGGCCGGCCGTCGGCTGCCGACGGAAGCGGAGTGGGAGTACGCGTCGCGCGGCGGCCTGGAGGGGGCGCGGTACCCGTGGGGCGACGAGCTGATCGGCGACGACGGGATCCACCGGTGCAACATCTGGCAGGGTGAGTTCCCGCGGAAGAACACCGAGGAAGACGGCTTCCTCACCACCGCCCCGGTCCGTACGTTCGAGCCGAACGGCTACGGCCTGTGGCAGACGGTCGGCAACGTGTGGGAGTGGTGCAACGACTGGTTCGGCCCGCGCTACTACAAGTTCTCCCCCGCCGCGAACCCGCCCGGACCGTCACTCGGCGCGGCCCGGGTGATCCGCGGTGGTTCGTACCTGTGCCACGACTCGTACTGCAACCGCTACCGCAACGCCGCGCGCTCGTCCAACACCCCGGAGTCCTCAATGGGCAACGCCGGCTTCCGCACCGTCGCCCTCTGA
- a CDS encoding LLM class flavin-dependent oxidoreductase, with translation MRFSINIPNFGDFADVRTVARVATVAEQAGWDALFVWDHVVHSKESRRGQPFGDPWMLMTAAALATSRILLGPLVTPVARRRPEQLARQVATLDGVSGGRVIFGAGLGGPIEDEFGSFGDETDPKVLAEKLDEGLGLLAAYWSGDRVDHDGKHYRVDDVELLPATVQRPRPPVWIAGYWPRKAPMRRAARWDGAVPLFASANHGNAPAVEEVRELVAFLDGEREHRSRPYDVVVGGISPGDPAGARALIEPLAEAGATWWDERQLIRGTDFYRLEPVLRRIEQGPPTFA, from the coding sequence ATGCGCTTCTCGATCAACATTCCGAACTTCGGGGACTTCGCCGACGTGCGTACGGTCGCGCGGGTGGCGACCGTGGCTGAACAGGCCGGGTGGGACGCACTGTTCGTGTGGGACCACGTGGTACACAGCAAGGAGTCGCGGCGCGGGCAGCCGTTCGGTGATCCGTGGATGCTGATGACCGCGGCGGCGCTGGCGACTTCGCGGATTCTGCTCGGGCCGCTGGTCACGCCGGTGGCGCGGCGCCGGCCGGAACAGCTCGCGCGGCAGGTGGCGACGCTGGACGGCGTGAGCGGCGGGCGGGTGATCTTCGGCGCGGGGCTTGGTGGGCCGATCGAGGACGAGTTCGGGAGTTTCGGGGACGAGACCGATCCGAAGGTGCTGGCGGAGAAGCTTGACGAGGGGCTCGGGCTGCTGGCCGCGTACTGGTCGGGTGATCGGGTTGATCATGACGGCAAGCACTACCGGGTCGATGACGTTGAGTTGCTGCCGGCAACGGTTCAGCGGCCGCGGCCGCCGGTGTGGATCGCCGGGTACTGGCCGCGGAAGGCGCCGATGCGGCGGGCGGCCCGCTGGGACGGTGCGGTGCCGTTGTTCGCCAGTGCCAACCATGGGAATGCGCCGGCGGTTGAAGAGGTACGTGAGCTGGTCGCGTTTCTTGACGGAGAGCGGGAGCACCGGAGCCGGCCGTACGACGTGGTTGTCGGCGGGATCAGTCCGGGTGATCCGGCTGGTGCACGGGCCCTGATCGAGCCGCTCGCCGAGGCGGGCGCGACCTGGTGGGACGAACGGCAGCTGATCCGGGGCACGGACTTCTACCGCCTGGAACCAGTCTTGCGCAGGATCGAGCAAGGCCCGCCGACCTTCGCCTAA
- a CDS encoding MarR family winged helix-turn-helix transcriptional regulator: MDDPTEKSHWRPLYELLARLDADVARIYTDRRIDGLKPTYVRELLQLHYKGPLTITELAEVTGRTHSALSQKVAGMRTAGLVRTVPGADARSKRVTLTAKSKKLVELLAAEWSATDAALAELDAELPYPLTQVVRDLEAALERQSFHDRITAKLAGVAGLEDAAKLYGAAEAEGAAKSDGAAKPEGAAEAGGVAKVEGVGE; this comes from the coding sequence ATGGACGACCCGACCGAGAAGAGTCACTGGCGACCGCTGTACGAGTTGCTGGCCCGGCTGGATGCCGACGTCGCCCGGATCTACACCGACCGGCGTATCGACGGCCTCAAACCGACGTACGTACGCGAGTTGCTGCAACTGCACTACAAGGGACCGCTGACGATCACCGAGCTGGCGGAGGTGACCGGCCGGACGCACTCGGCGTTGAGCCAGAAGGTCGCCGGGATGCGTACGGCGGGGCTGGTGCGGACCGTGCCCGGAGCTGATGCCCGGAGCAAGCGGGTCACGCTGACCGCCAAGTCGAAGAAGCTGGTCGAGCTGCTCGCCGCCGAGTGGTCTGCCACCGACGCCGCGCTGGCCGAGCTGGACGCCGAGCTCCCGTACCCGTTGACCCAGGTGGTACGCGACCTCGAGGCGGCACTGGAGCGGCAGAGCTTCCACGACCGCATCACGGCCAAGCTGGCCGGCGTGGCGGGTCTGGAAGATGCCGCGAAGCTCTACGGTGCTGCGGAGGCGGAGGGCGCTGCGAAGTCGGACGGTGCTGCGAAGCCGGAGGGTGCAGCGGAGGCGGGCGGCGTTGCGAAGGTGGAAGGTGTGGGGGAGTGA